Proteins encoded by one window of Burkholderia plantarii:
- a CDS encoding S8 family peptidase: MKKSVRTTSYLAVACVVSTTCASLAQAQSQAPSVPAAGAASESVNQLIVKLKPAAVAARGAASIATAAAVPDIHGVIDRVLAARRARVTTRAFGAAAASAPGNASDPAAGIGVKREMADGATVLRLQRNLPAADAAALANDFAADAAVEYAEPDARMHALLVPNDTRYGEQWGYAGGIGGANLPKAWDLTTGSANVVVAVVDTGYRPHADLAANVLPGYDFISDPDGANDGNGRDSDASDPGDWVSQREVDDPDGPFYRCQVDQFGRTFASDSSWHGTHVAGTIGAVSNNGRGVAGISWQGKILPVRVLGKCGGTLSDIADGMRWAAGLAVPGAPANRTPARVLNFSLGGGGSCSRTYQSAINAVVGAGATVVVAAGNEAAQVSTSQPANCQNVIAVAATDVNGRRASFSNFGTAVKIAAPGVNILSTLNSGATSPAADSYASYNGTSMATPHVAGTVALMLAANGSLTPAQVLQKLQASARPFPSGSGCSTSTCGAGLLDAGAAVSAARQ; encoded by the coding sequence ATGAAAAAATCTGTTCGCACTACTTCTTATCTGGCTGTCGCTTGCGTCGTGTCGACAACCTGCGCGTCGCTCGCGCAGGCACAGTCCCAGGCACCCTCGGTGCCTGCCGCCGGCGCCGCGTCCGAAAGCGTCAACCAGTTGATCGTCAAGCTGAAACCGGCTGCGGTCGCGGCGCGCGGCGCGGCGTCGATCGCGACGGCAGCGGCGGTGCCCGATATCCATGGCGTGATCGACCGCGTGCTCGCCGCGCGCCGTGCTCGCGTGACGACGCGGGCATTCGGCGCGGCGGCGGCCTCGGCACCCGGCAACGCGAGCGACCCCGCCGCCGGCATCGGCGTGAAGCGCGAGATGGCGGACGGCGCGACCGTGCTGCGCCTGCAGCGCAACCTGCCGGCCGCCGACGCCGCCGCGCTGGCCAACGATTTCGCGGCCGACGCGGCGGTCGAGTACGCCGAGCCCGACGCACGCATGCACGCGCTGCTGGTGCCGAACGACACGCGTTACGGCGAGCAATGGGGCTACGCGGGCGGCATCGGCGGCGCCAACCTGCCGAAGGCGTGGGACCTCACGACCGGCTCCGCGAACGTGGTGGTGGCGGTGGTCGACACCGGCTATCGCCCCCACGCCGACCTTGCCGCGAACGTCCTGCCCGGCTACGACTTCATCTCGGACCCGGACGGCGCGAACGACGGCAACGGCCGCGACAGCGACGCCTCGGACCCTGGCGACTGGGTTTCGCAGCGCGAAGTCGACGATCCGGACGGCCCGTTCTACCGCTGCCAGGTCGATCAGTTCGGCCGCACCTTCGCGAGCGACAGCTCGTGGCACGGCACCCACGTGGCCGGCACGATCGGCGCCGTCTCGAACAACGGCCGCGGCGTGGCCGGCATCTCGTGGCAGGGGAAGATCCTGCCCGTGCGCGTGCTCGGCAAATGCGGCGGCACGCTCAGCGACATCGCGGACGGCATGCGCTGGGCCGCCGGGCTCGCGGTGCCGGGCGCGCCCGCCAACCGCACGCCGGCGCGCGTGCTGAACTTCAGCCTCGGCGGCGGCGGTAGTTGCAGCCGCACCTATCAGAGCGCGATCAACGCGGTGGTCGGCGCCGGCGCGACGGTGGTGGTCGCGGCCGGCAACGAGGCCGCGCAGGTTTCCACCTCGCAGCCGGCCAACTGCCAGAACGTGATCGCCGTGGCCGCCACCGACGTGAACGGACGACGCGCGAGCTTCAGCAACTTCGGCACGGCCGTGAAGATCGCGGCACCGGGCGTGAACATCCTCTCGACGCTCAACAGCGGCGCCACCTCGCCCGCCGCCGACAGCTACGCGTCCTACAACGGCACCAGCATGGCCACGCCGCACGTGGCCGGCACCGTGGCGCTGATGCTGGCGGCGAACGGCTCGCTCACGCCCGCGCAGGTGCTGCAGAAGCTGCAGGCGTCGGCACGGCCGTTCCCGAGCGGCTCCGGCTGCTCGACCAGCACCTGCGGCGCGGGCCTGCTCGATGCGGGCGCGGCCGTCAGCGCAGCGCGGCAATAG
- a CDS encoding sigma-70 family RNA polymerase sigma factor gives MTTGDADCAAGRDVPAPEPASAARPDAERRLTALLLRALDGDKAAYRAFLVDLTRFLRARLRARLRRRDEDVEDLLQEVLIAVHHGLETFRPDVPLTAWISAIVRYKVADHHRARFRWDALHAPLDDDGELFVESDSEAADARRDLQRLLATLPKGQREPIVHTRLWGMSVAETAAATGMSESAVKVGVHRGLKALAATIRGKGDEHR, from the coding sequence ATGACGACCGGCGACGCCGATTGCGCCGCCGGGCGCGATGTGCCGGCGCCCGAACCGGCCTCGGCCGCGAGGCCCGACGCCGAACGGCGGCTCACGGCGCTGCTGCTGCGCGCGCTCGACGGCGACAAGGCCGCCTATCGCGCGTTCCTCGTCGACCTGACGCGGTTCCTGCGCGCGCGGCTGCGGGCCAGGCTGCGGCGCCGCGACGAGGACGTGGAGGATCTGCTGCAGGAGGTGCTGATCGCGGTCCACCACGGCCTCGAGACGTTCCGGCCCGACGTGCCGCTGACGGCCTGGATCAGCGCGATCGTGCGCTACAAGGTGGCCGACCACCACCGCGCACGGTTTCGCTGGGACGCGCTGCACGCGCCGCTCGACGACGACGGCGAGCTGTTCGTGGAATCGGACAGCGAGGCCGCCGACGCGCGGCGCGACCTGCAGCGCCTGCTGGCGACGCTGCCGAAGGGGCAGCGCGAGCCGATCGTGCATACGCGGCTGTGGGGCATGTCGGTGGCGGAGACGGCGGCGGCCACCGGCATGTCGGAATCGGCCGTGAAGGTCGGCGTGCATCGCGGGCTCAAGGCGCTCGCCGCGACAATACGAGGAAAAGGCGATGAACACCGATGA
- a CDS encoding DUF1109 domain-containing protein: MNTDELIMTLIDAPRPPGRAAVSRRLGLAALAGIVVALLLLPAIRGDTMRLAHALGTPLFWVKVMLPASMTLAALRVAARLARPGLAVGRAWLWLGLPLAAVSVAAVAVLAAAPPELRPALVLGHTWRTCSLYIVGLSGVPLVVLLHAMRGLAATRPSVAGTVAGLLAGAIGTLAYSFRCPETAVPFWAVWYSLGMAVPALIGALAGRRALRW; encoded by the coding sequence ATGAACACCGATGAACTGATCATGACGCTGATCGATGCGCCGCGGCCGCCCGGGCGCGCCGCGGTGAGCCGGCGGCTCGGGCTCGCGGCGCTGGCGGGCATCGTCGTCGCGCTGCTGTTGCTGCCGGCGATTCGCGGCGACACGATGCGGCTCGCGCATGCGCTCGGCACGCCGCTGTTCTGGGTCAAGGTGATGTTGCCCGCCTCGATGACGCTCGCCGCGCTGCGGGTGGCCGCGCGGCTGGCACGGCCCGGGCTGGCGGTGGGGCGCGCCTGGCTCTGGCTTGGCCTGCCGCTCGCGGCGGTGAGCGTGGCGGCCGTCGCGGTGCTGGCCGCGGCGCCGCCCGAGCTGCGGCCGGCGCTGGTGCTTGGCCATACGTGGCGCACCTGCTCGCTTTATATCGTCGGACTGTCGGGCGTGCCGCTCGTCGTGCTGCTGCACGCGATGCGCGGGCTGGCGGCCACGCGGCCGAGCGTGGCCGGCACCGTGGCCGGGCTGCTGGCCGGCGCGATCGGCACGCTCGCCTACAGCTTCCGCTGCCCCGAGACGGCGGTGCCGTTCTGGGCGGTCTGGTATTCGCTCGGGATGGCCGTGCCGGCGCTGATCGGCGCGCTGGCGGGGCGGCGCGCGTTGCGCTGGTGA
- a CDS encoding LysR family transcriptional regulator, with translation MNTAAWSEAQTFLSVADAGGFGAAARELGVTQSTISRRVAVLEARLGVRLIERTTRRVALTEAGLAYAAELREILLRLEQADARVQQGAPEPEGTLRVTMPTGYGRARVLPCVTRLARRYPRLRFEVDLSDRYVDLLDSGYDVAIRAASTPQSGVIEQRIASVGILLCGSPAYVAEHGHVARPDQLITHDCLALRTYAPRTSWRVTWRGEPAEAAIAPKMLVSDVFALRDFCAAGLGLAVLPMYAADTALADGSLVNAAPELRWADLDIYAAHARDRASLPKVRVLMDALLHPEDAAAP, from the coding sequence ATGAATACAGCTGCCTGGTCCGAAGCGCAGACCTTCCTGTCGGTGGCCGACGCCGGCGGCTTCGGCGCCGCGGCGCGCGAACTCGGCGTGACCCAGTCCACCATCAGCCGGCGCGTGGCCGTGCTCGAGGCGCGGCTCGGCGTGCGGCTGATCGAGCGCACCACGCGGCGCGTGGCGCTGACCGAGGCGGGCCTCGCCTATGCCGCCGAGCTGCGCGAGATCCTGCTGCGGCTCGAACAGGCCGACGCGCGCGTCCAGCAGGGCGCGCCCGAGCCCGAGGGGACGCTGCGCGTGACGATGCCCACCGGCTACGGGCGCGCCCGCGTGCTGCCGTGCGTGACGCGCCTCGCGCGGCGCTATCCGAGGCTGCGCTTCGAGGTGGACCTGTCGGATCGCTACGTCGATCTGCTCGACAGCGGCTACGACGTGGCGATCCGCGCCGCATCCACCCCGCAGTCGGGCGTGATCGAGCAGCGCATCGCCTCGGTCGGCATCCTGCTGTGCGGCTCGCCCGCCTACGTGGCCGAGCATGGTCATGTGGCGCGGCCGGACCAGCTGATCACGCACGACTGCCTCGCGCTGCGCACCTACGCGCCGCGCACCAGCTGGCGCGTGACCTGGCGCGGCGAGCCCGCCGAGGCCGCGATCGCGCCGAAGATGCTGGTCAGCGACGTGTTCGCGCTGCGCGACTTCTGCGCGGCCGGGCTCGGCCTCGCGGTGCTGCCGATGTACGCGGCCGACACGGCGCTGGCCGACGGCAGCCTCGTGAACGCGGCGCCCGAGCTGCGCTGGGCCGATCTCGACATCTATGCCGCCCATGCGCGCGACCGTGCGAGCCTGCCGAAGGTGCGCGTGCTGATGGACGCGCTGCTGCATCCCGAGGACGCCGCCGCGCCTTGA
- the glgA gene encoding glycogen synthase GlgA, with protein sequence MSLNVLMVAAEAAPLAKSGGLGDMVSASASALRQRGIDASILLPGYESAFDRAIAPTPLGTIRDLPGGDARLWRAAMPDSDVPVLLLEMKHLYGRRGSGLYQDECGRDYVDNFVRFASLSAAAARIAAGVRGVKRPRIVHAHDWHTGLTPLLMKLAGSPARSIFTIHNLAFQGNYPPGLAPYAGIPSELLAPAPHEPHSIEFYGALSCMKAAIVYADRLTAVSERYAQEILTPHFGNRMEGVLAAHAGKLSGIVNGIDDALWNPRDDAALAQGYGVDDLVGKHACKRELQQSYGLQVDPFAPLVAIGSRLTGQKLADVVCEAIPAALARWPRAQFAVLGQGDAAIEAELRRLAAQWPGRLGVHIGYDETRAHRLHAGADILLHASRFEPCGLTQLYAMRYGTVPVASRVGGLADTITDCLAAPSADDADTPQIGEATGFLFDGEHVNDVVQALGRAFDLFAQPKSWRVLQRNAMNRDSSWEGPAARYIELYCQLAGVPVPRATAVQASATHLETVVRERAAPRMNAVATRRARVPAEARSSA encoded by the coding sequence TTGTCGCTTAACGTCCTGATGGTCGCTGCCGAAGCTGCGCCGCTTGCCAAGAGCGGCGGCCTCGGCGACATGGTCAGCGCTTCGGCGAGCGCACTGCGTCAACGCGGCATCGACGCATCGATCCTGTTGCCCGGTTACGAATCCGCCTTCGATCGCGCGATCGCGCCGACTCCGCTCGGCACCATCCGCGATCTGCCCGGCGGCGACGCGCGATTGTGGCGCGCCGCGATGCCCGACTCCGACGTGCCGGTCCTGCTGCTCGAAATGAAGCATCTGTACGGACGGCGCGGCAGCGGGCTCTACCAGGACGAATGCGGGCGCGACTACGTCGACAATTTCGTGCGCTTCGCCTCGCTGTCGGCCGCCGCCGCGCGGATCGCCGCGGGCGTGCGCGGCGTCAAGCGCCCGCGCATCGTCCACGCGCACGACTGGCATACCGGCCTCACGCCGCTGCTGATGAAGCTGGCCGGTTCGCCGGCGCGCAGCATCTTCACGATTCACAACCTCGCGTTCCAGGGCAACTATCCGCCGGGCCTCGCGCCCTATGCGGGGATTCCGTCCGAACTGCTCGCGCCGGCGCCGCACGAGCCGCACAGCATCGAGTTCTACGGCGCGCTGAGCTGCATGAAGGCGGCGATCGTCTACGCGGACCGCCTGACCGCGGTGAGCGAGCGCTACGCGCAGGAGATCCTCACGCCGCACTTCGGCAACCGCATGGAAGGCGTGCTGGCCGCGCATGCCGGCAAGCTGTCGGGCATCGTCAACGGCATCGACGACGCGCTCTGGAATCCGCGTGACGACGCCGCGCTCGCGCAGGGCTATGGCGTGGACGATCTGGTTGGCAAGCACGCCTGCAAGCGCGAGCTGCAGCAGAGCTACGGGCTGCAGGTCGATCCGTTCGCGCCGCTGGTCGCGATCGGCAGCCGGCTCACCGGGCAGAAGCTGGCCGACGTGGTGTGCGAGGCCATTCCGGCCGCGCTCGCGCGCTGGCCGCGCGCGCAGTTCGCGGTGCTGGGGCAGGGCGATGCGGCGATCGAGGCGGAACTGCGCCGGCTGGCCGCGCAGTGGCCGGGGCGGCTCGGCGTCCACATCGGTTACGACGAGACGCGTGCGCACCGGCTGCACGCGGGCGCCGACATCCTGCTGCACGCGAGCCGCTTCGAGCCGTGCGGGCTGACCCAGCTTTACGCGATGCGCTACGGCACCGTGCCGGTGGCCTCGCGCGTGGGCGGCCTGGCCGACACGATCACCGACTGCCTCGCGGCACCGAGCGCCGACGATGCCGACACGCCGCAGATCGGCGAGGCCACCGGCTTCCTGTTCGACGGCGAGCACGTAAACGACGTGGTGCAGGCGCTGGGGCGTGCGTTCGATCTGTTCGCGCAGCCGAAATCGTGGCGCGTACTGCAACGCAACGCGATGAATCGCGACTCGAGCTGGGAAGGGCCGGCCGCGCGTTATATCGAGCTCTATTGCCAACTGGCCGGCGTGCCGGTGCCGCGCGCGACCGCCGTGCAGGCGTCGGCCACGCATCTCGAGACGGTCGTGCGCGAGCGCGCCGCTCCGCGCATGAACGCGGTGGCCACGCGACGCGCGCGCGTGCCCGCCGAGGCGCGCAGCAGCGCCTGA
- a CDS encoding uracil-DNA glycosylase, producing MSDPIFPAADPDLPATLDVCRRCGLWEPATRPVAGAGPRRAAIMLVGEQPGKHEDRTGRPFGGTAGRLLDRALTEASLARSEIHATYALKHIQRAAPGSQVGDATPTRHEIDACRYWLERDIRSVAPRVIVAFGAVALRAVLDDPDAVVHRMPLPYRLPGGERVIATLAPAQVLRTRGADSRERAWQQIVEALRAARRLAQAADEAAPPGGGEPRVPSAVWIDPARGGSAWLA from the coding sequence ATGTCTGATCCGATCTTCCCCGCCGCCGATCCCGATCTGCCGGCCACGCTCGACGTCTGCCGGCGCTGCGGGCTGTGGGAGCCCGCCACCCGGCCGGTGGCGGGCGCCGGCCCGCGCCGTGCCGCGATCATGCTGGTGGGCGAGCAACCCGGCAAGCACGAGGACCGCACGGGCCGGCCGTTCGGCGGCACCGCCGGGCGCCTGCTCGACCGCGCGCTGACGGAGGCGTCGCTGGCGCGCAGCGAAATTCACGCCACCTACGCGCTCAAGCACATCCAGCGCGCCGCGCCGGGCAGCCAGGTCGGCGACGCGACGCCGACGCGGCACGAGATCGACGCCTGCCGCTACTGGCTCGAACGCGACATTCGCAGCGTCGCGCCGCGCGTGATCGTGGCGTTCGGCGCCGTCGCGCTGCGCGCCGTGCTCGACGATCCGGACGCGGTGGTGCATCGCATGCCGCTGCCGTACCGGCTGCCCGGCGGCGAACGCGTGATCGCGACGCTGGCGCCGGCCCAGGTATTGCGCACGCGCGGCGCCGATTCGCGCGAACGCGCGTGGCAGCAGATCGTCGAGGCGCTGCGCGCGGCGCGCCGGCTCGCGCAGGCGGCCGACGAAGCGGCGCCGCCGGGCGGCGGCGAGCCTCGCGTGCCGTCGGCGGTGTGGATCGATCCGGCCCGCGGCGGCTCGGCCTGGCTCGCCTGA
- a CDS encoding DoxX family protein, producing MTPLRSLFPLADPAWLAARLQSWAPLPVRLIVGYGYVAHGYAKIVKHPEHFAAILQALGVPAPHLMAWATIAIELLGGLAVLAGAFVPVVAVPMLVVLAVASLTVHLPYGFTSIKLMDVVHGVPQFGPPGVETDLLYVAGLLALVFGGAGPFAVDGLLRGWYARLHAPRAAGRVSA from the coding sequence ATGACGCCGCTTCGCTCGCTGTTCCCTCTCGCCGATCCCGCCTGGCTCGCCGCGCGGCTGCAAAGCTGGGCGCCGCTGCCGGTGCGCCTGATCGTCGGCTACGGGTATGTCGCCCACGGCTACGCGAAGATCGTCAAGCATCCCGAACATTTCGCGGCGATCCTGCAGGCGCTCGGCGTGCCGGCGCCGCACCTGATGGCCTGGGCGACCATCGCGATCGAGCTGCTGGGCGGCCTCGCGGTGCTGGCCGGCGCGTTCGTGCCGGTGGTGGCGGTGCCGATGCTGGTGGTGCTGGCGGTGGCCTCGCTCACCGTCCACCTGCCCTACGGCTTCACCTCGATCAAGCTGATGGACGTGGTCCATGGCGTGCCGCAGTTCGGGCCGCCCGGCGTCGAGACCGACCTGCTCTACGTGGCGGGGCTGCTCGCGCTGGTGTTCGGCGGCGCCGGACCGTTCGCCGTGGACGGCCTGCTGCGCGGCTGGTACGCGCGCCTGCATGCGCCGCGCGCGGCCGGCCGGGTATCGGCCTGA
- a CDS encoding glutathione-independent formaldehyde dehydrogenase, whose product MKALVYEGPRKVAIKNMPDARIEKPTDVLVKITTTNICGSDLHMYEGRTNMETGRILGHENLGVVVEVGGGVERVKVGDRVCLPFNIGCGFCKNCERGLTGFCLTANPGMAGAAYGFAGMGPYSGGQAELLRVPFGDFNCLLLPPDAEEKENDYVMLSDIFPTGYHATVLAGVEPGDSVVIYGAGPVGLMAAMSAQIRGASRVMVVDTHADRLALARKLGAEPIDDSDGSAVERVLELTGGEGADRGCECVGYQCSCHGREVPHATLNSLVKTVRPTGGIGVVGVFVAEDPGSPDDLAKQGKLAFDFGPFWMKGQRIATGQANVKAYNRKLRDLIAAGRAQPSRIISHELPLERAPEGYANFDARNDGWTKVVLKPAA is encoded by the coding sequence ATGAAAGCGCTGGTTTACGAAGGGCCGCGAAAGGTCGCCATCAAGAACATGCCGGATGCGCGGATCGAGAAACCCACCGACGTGCTGGTGAAGATCACCACCACCAATATCTGCGGGTCGGACCTGCATATGTACGAAGGCCGCACCAACATGGAAACCGGCCGCATCCTCGGCCACGAGAACCTCGGCGTGGTGGTGGAGGTCGGCGGCGGCGTGGAGCGCGTCAAGGTGGGCGATCGCGTCTGCCTGCCGTTCAACATCGGCTGCGGCTTCTGCAAGAACTGCGAGCGCGGCCTGACGGGCTTCTGCCTGACGGCGAACCCCGGCATGGCGGGCGCCGCCTACGGTTTCGCCGGGATGGGGCCCTACAGCGGCGGGCAGGCCGAACTGCTGCGCGTGCCGTTCGGCGACTTCAACTGTCTGCTGCTGCCGCCCGACGCCGAGGAGAAGGAAAACGACTACGTGATGCTGTCCGACATCTTCCCGACCGGCTATCACGCCACCGTGCTGGCGGGCGTGGAGCCCGGCGACAGCGTGGTGATCTACGGCGCCGGGCCGGTGGGCCTGATGGCGGCGATGTCGGCGCAGATCCGCGGCGCGAGCCGCGTGATGGTGGTCGACACGCACGCAGACCGGCTGGCGCTGGCGCGCAAGCTTGGCGCCGAGCCGATCGACGACAGCGACGGCTCGGCCGTGGAGCGCGTGCTGGAACTGACGGGCGGCGAGGGCGCGGACCGCGGCTGCGAATGCGTCGGCTACCAGTGCAGCTGCCATGGGCGCGAGGTGCCGCACGCCACGCTCAATTCACTGGTGAAGACGGTGCGCCCGACCGGCGGGATCGGCGTGGTGGGCGTGTTCGTGGCCGAGGATCCCGGCTCGCCCGACGATCTCGCCAAACAGGGCAAGCTCGCGTTCGACTTCGGCCCGTTCTGGATGAAGGGGCAGCGCATCGCCACCGGCCAGGCCAACGTGAAGGCCTACAACCGCAAGCTGCGCGACCTGATCGCCGCCGGTCGCGCCCAGCCCTCGCGGATCATCTCGCACGAGTTGCCGCTCGAACGCGCGCCCGAGGGCTATGCGAACTTCGACGCGCGCAACGACGGCTGGACCAAGGTGGTGCTGAAGCCGGCCGCCTGA